One segment of Solanum lycopersicum chromosome 1, SLM_r2.1 DNA contains the following:
- the LOC112940681 gene encoding uncharacterized protein: protein MAHGTRTPFRHKTINPPLSPYPQHPSAPPPISPQPMQIYYQNAPPQYLHTSYPVYNVQPTHFQTPPPTQTPNYRNKPSYERRPTKTYTPLAEPIAQLYERLKQAGYVSPIPALRVDVCAKWYDPNKVCAYHSGMKGHTTEVCRALKDKVQMLIDTKTIQLKDPTPNVANNPLPNHQVNMVEAEEAMSTTAQAPLIVQGLAPFEVEVAAPRSPFAVYKASSPIQCDTHAVPWDYNKKETNVEETDVATGVTRSGRIYTSKNLVQGSSSKSKAPVVELEDQSIWKKVKAKEYSVIEQLSKTPSQISILELLQSSETHRDALLKILGEAYVPSNITHGEDKVINKALVDAGSGLNICPLSTLTRPGVDSAKIQTWKMNVRAFDGSQRGTIGEITLDMLIGPVTFPIAFQILDIPSSYNLLLGRPWIHMAGAVPSTHHQCLKFEWDYEEAVVHGEKGHPVYTIEGRENMDGEMYHTVELVGNIELQPWFSQKIIDMMAWFGFKLGKGLGAELQGIVEPIQPVRHSTTFGLGYKYTTEEWLDWRPPRDGYYYPLKKPIPPLYQSFRSADFMGGSIDEISDDLKGLSLTKEEGKVCNVVINEEEKGGPSGSKEAKISVSNWTLTPSRPRRASGKIHYKNVESETIAYNETAQLNINDLEEVEDNEVPEELIKRFEEFEEKPNPNLVETEVVNLGNAEVIQETWVSIHMTKEDKKEHDRAKYFNRSPSTATDPACPPIKQKLRKYKPEMSLKIKEEVSTQLDAGILQVTEYPTWLANVVPMPKKDGKVRVCVDYRDLNKASPKDNFPLPNIHILIDNCAKHETQSFVDCFAGYHQIEMHKDDSEKTAFITPWGIYNYKVMPFGLKNAGAMYMRAMTTLFHDMIHKEIDVYVDDVIIKSKESSNHLEDLRKFFARLHKYNLKLNPAKCVFGVPAGRLLVFIVSRRGIELEPSKIKAIRDLPPPKSKKEDAAVKWTSECQQAFDKIKDYLSNPPVYFSIG from the exons ATGGCTCATGGAACTAGAACGCCTTTTAGGCATAAGACAATAAACCCACCACTATCCCCATACCCTCAACATCCCTCAGCTCCACCCCCTATATCTCCCCAACCCATGCAAATATATTACCAAAACGCTCCTCCTCAATATTTGCATACCTCATATCCTGTCTATAATGTTCAACCAACACACTTCCAAACTCCACCACCTACTCAAACACCAAATTACCGAAACAAACCTTCCTATGAAAGAAGACCTACAAAAACCTATACCCCTTTGGCTGAACCCATAGCACAACTTTATGAGAGATTGAAACAGGCTGGGTACGTCTCTCCAATTCCTGCATTACGTGTGGATGTTTGCGCGAAATGGTACGACCCTAACAAGGTCTGCGCCTACCATTCTGGGATGAAGGGCCACACCACTGAAGTTTGCAGAGCCCTTAAGGATAAAGTTCAAATGTTGATTGATACAAAAACCATCCAACTGAAGGATCCTACACCGAATGTTGCGAATAATCCTCTCCCTAACCATCAAGTCAACATGGTGGAAGCTG AAGAAGCCATGTCTACCACTGCCCAAGCACCACTAATAGTGCAAGGACTCGCCCCATTTGAAGTAGAAGTTGCTGCACCCAGATCACCGTTTGCTGTCTATAAGGCATCCTCCCCAATACAATGTGACACACATGCTGTACCTTGGGATtacaacaaaaaagaaacaaatgtgGAAGAGACAGATGTTGCAACAGGGGTCACCAGATCTGGAAGAATTTACACTTCTAAAAATTTGGTTCAGGGAAGCTCTAGCAAATCCAAAGCACCAGTCGTAGAGCTTGAGGATCAAAGTATTTGGAAAAAGGTTAAAGCTAAAGAATACTCTGTCATTGAGCAGCTGAGTAAAACCCCTTCCCAAATATCAATTCTGGAGTTACTGCAATCTTCCGAAACTCATCGAGATGCCCTTCTGAAGATCCTTGGTGAAGCTTATGTCCCATCTAACATCACTCATGGAGAG GATAAGGTGATAAACAAAGCATTAGTTGATGCAGGTTCAGGTTTAAACATTTGCCCTCTGAGCACACTGACAAGGCCGGGTGTGGATAGTGCAAAAATTCAGACATGGAAGATGAATGTGAGGGCATTTGACGGCTCTCAGAGAGGCACTATTGGGGAGATAACCTTGGACATGCTCATTGGTCCCGTAACTTTCCCCatagctttccaaattttggaCATCCCTTCATCGTACAACTTATTGTTGGGTCGTCCATGGATTCATATGGCTGGAGCGGTTCCATCTACTCATCACCAATGCCTGAAGTTCGAATGGGATTACGAAGAGGCTGTAGTCCATGGGGAAAAGGGGCATCCTGTATACACGATTGAAGGAAGAGAGAACATGGATGGCGAAATGTACCATACAGTGGAGCTTGTTGGTAATATTGAGTTGCAACCTTGGTTCAGTCAAAAAATCATAGATATGATGGCCTGGTTCGGTTTCAAGCTTGGGAAAGGTTTGGGGGCTGAATTACAAGGGATAGTCGAACCTATACAGCCTGTTCGACATTCCACCACTTTTGGTTTGGGGTATAAGTACACCACCGAAGAATGGCTCGATTGGCGACCACCTAGAGATGGGTACTACTATCCATTGAAGAAACCCATACCGCCATTGTATCAATCATTTCGATCAGCAGATTTCATGGGAGGAAGTATTGATGAGATCTCAGACGACTTGAAGGGGTTATCACTAACCAAAGAAGAGGGGAAAGTTTGCAACGTCGTGATCAACGAGGAGGAGAAAGGGGGCCCTAGTGGAAGCAAGGAAGCAAAGATCAGCGTCAGCAACTGGACCTTGACTCCATCCAGACCTCGTCGAGCATCTGG caaaattcattataaaaatgtCGAATCTGAGACTATAGCATACAATGAGACTGCTCAACTTAACATTAATGACTTAGAAGAAGTCGAAGACAATGAGGTTCCCGAGGAGTTAATCAAAAGGTTTGAGGAGTTCGAGGAAAAACCCAATCCAAATTTGGTAGAGACAGAAGTGGTGAATTTGGGAAATGCAGAGGTGATACAAGAAACCTGGGTAAGCATCCACATGACAAAAGAAGACAAGAAAGA ACATGACAGGGCTAAGTACTTCAATCGTAGCCCATCGACTGCCACTGATCCAGCATGTCCTCCGAtaaaacagaagttgagaaaatACAAGCCCGAGATGAGTctgaaaatcaaagaagaagtatcAACACAATTAGATGCTGGGATACTCCAAGTGACAGAATACCCAACTTGGCTTGCAAATGTCGTTCCAATGCCCAAGAAAGACGGCAAGGTCAGAGTTTGCGTGGATTACCGAGATCTTAATAAAGCTAGCCCTAAAGATAACTTTCCATTACCAAACATACACATACTGATTGACAATTGTGCTAAGCACGAAACTCAGTCATTTGTGGACTGCTTTGCCGGCTACCATCAAATTGAGATGCACAAAGACGACTCTGAGAAAACTGCCTTCATCACGCCGTGGGGCATCTATAACTACAAGGTGATGCCTTTTGGACTAAAGAATGCTGGGGCTATGTACATGAGGGCGATGACTACTTTGTTTCATGACATGATCCATAAGGAAATTGatgtttatgtggatgatgtcaTTATCAAATCAAAGGAAAGTTCAAATCATTTGGAGGATTTACGGAAATTCTTTGCCAGGCTACATAAGTACAATCTGAAACTGAATCCGGCAAAATGTGTCTTTGGTGTGCCTGCTGGAAGGCTTTTAGTTTTCATTGTCAGTCGTCGAGGTATAGAATTGGAACCGTCGAAGATCAAAGCCATTCGTGATCTTCCCCCaccaaagagcaagaaggag GATGCTGCAGTGAAATGGACAAGTGAATGTCAACAGGCATTTGACAAGATCAAAGACTATCTATCCAATCCTCCTGTATATTTCAGTATTGGATAA